The Stieleria maiorica genome includes the window CAGATGCAACCAAACTCGACGCAATAGTTTGGCATCGTAGCCGAGCACCAGCTGTTCGCCGTCCCACTCGAACAGCGTTCGCAGCCGAATGTAGGGGCCAACCTTTTCCGAATCCGATTCAGAATCGAACGCGTCATTTTCTAGCTCGGTGAGTCGCCGAGGCGAATCGGCGGCGAACTCCAAGACACGCGTCGAAGTGATCTGGTCATGAATCGCGGCATAACCGTTATTCGCTCGCGCCGTCACGAACAAGCCGAACTTCAGAGCGAAGTAGGACCAGCCGACCATCATTGCCAAGATGACGGAAGGCCCGAAATAGAAGTCGGTGGAGTCCCGTGTCAGGTTGGCCAAATTAAAAACGGTCGACGGGATCACGGGGACGCCGAGATACAGAAACGCTCGACCGATGGTTTGTGACAATGTGGGGCGGTTGTCGCCGCTGGTGACACGAAGACCGAGGACCTTTTTGCCGATCGTGTAACCGTATTTCCATTCGGCAATCGCAAAATAGGCGATCGTCGCAGCGACCGCCGCCCATTGCAACAGGATCGTTCCCAGACTGCGTGTCGCCCCAAAGTCGGTGGACAAGTCGCCGCGATACTGACTGAAAAAGCTGATCGGTAGCAGAACGACCCAACAGATCGCGGTGTCGACGATTCCGGCCAACGTGCGATCGCCCAATGAAGCAGCGACGGGAGAGCGGGAACTGAACGGACGGAGTGCTTGACGAAGCGATTCGTAGCTGTCGAACCGCTGGCCGGCGGGTTTCTGCAAGCACCGCTGGATCACCGCATCCAATTCATCGGGGATGTCGCTGCGAAACGTCGCCGCGGCGGGAGCGGATTTGTCGAGCACCGTCGCCAACAAGTGGATCATGTTGTCGGCGTCGAAGGGGACCTTACCGGTCAGCAAATAGAACAACGTGACGCCGACAGAATAGATGTCGCTGCGTCGATCGAGCGGTTCGCCGCGAAGCTGTTCCGGTGACGCAAAGGCCGGTGTTCCCAAGAACGTCCCTTCGATCGTCACCTCCGACATCGTCTTGAGATGGTCACCCGCGGTCGAAATGGACAAACCAAAATCGCCGATCTTGACCGCGCCGTCGGACGTGATGAAGCAGTTGGAGGGCTTGACGTCACGGTGCAGAACGCCGCGCTCGTCGGCGGCTTCCAGGCCATCGACGATTTGAATCACCGCGTCGACGGCATCGCGGATCGACATCGGACCGGCCTGCTTGACACGCTGGGCAAGCGTTCCTCCATCGACCAATTCCATCGAGATCGTCGGCACACCATCGATTTCTTCCGTGCCATAGACATACACGCTGTTGGGATGATTGATCGCAGCGGCCAGGCGGCCTTCACGCATAAACCTGGCCCGGGCTTCACCCTGATCGAGCGATTGGGCCAAGACCTTCAGCGCGACCCGCCGAGAGGTCGTCATTTGTTCTGCTTCATACACAACGCCCATCCCGCCATGGCCGAGCCGACGCACGATCCGGTAATCCCCGAATGGGGTGCCCGGCTGCAGATCCGCGAGCGCCGTGCTCGCGCCGATCGATCGCATCGAGTCAAAGCTTCGATCACCCGAAACCGAACGTGTTTCGGTCAGAAACGGATCGTCTCGCTGCGAATCGGACCGCTGCAACACGCCGCGCAACAAGCAAACCGGGCACATCGGTTGGCCGGTCGTCGGGGCAAGCGGGGTGTTACAGTGCGGGCATCGGTCGGGCAAATTCATGGGGCTTTCCGGTACGAATCGTGGTAACAAGGATGGGGTAACGGAAAGAATCCCGGGGGTTACAAGAAAAATGGAAAAAACATCTCGCGAGCGCGTTCAGCCTCCCAGTGCCTGGAACAATTGCCGGATCTCGTCCTCGATTTGTTCAGGCGATTCAACCGTCGACGCGATCTCGATTTCCAATTGCTTGCGATACCGCCTACGCAATCGGTGCACGGCGACTTTGACGTGAGACGGGGACATCCCCAACGAATCGGCGACCTGGGCATACGGCTTGCGATCGCCTGCGATTGATAAGTAGGGGGACAGGGCGTCGAACAACGCCGCGTTTCCCTCTCGCTGGTATCGCTGCCGGACGGAGTCCAAGACCTCGTTGAGAACGGTGATCGCCCATTGGCGGTTGAACTCGTCCTGAGGCAAGCTGTCGGTAGCGATCACATTCATCGGTTTCCCATGGGCGTCCTTTCGATCTAAGCTGATGATGCTTTTACCGCCGCCACGGCGCAGTGCGTTCGCCTTCGCTTTTTCGTTGGCCAAAAAGTTTTCCAGCGACGACAACAAGAACGTTCGAAATCGCCCGCGGCTACGATCGGCAATGGTAAAGACGTTTTTTTCCACGACGCGTGCGAAAAACGCCTGCACCAAGTCCTCCGCATCGGGTTCGTCATAGCCTCGACGTCGAATGAAGGCGAACAATGGGAACCAGTATCGTTGACAGAGCAACTCCATTGCATCCCGCGCTGATCGGGAATCGTCCTTTCCGGTGGAAATGACCACGCTCCACCGCGTCGTTTCAAAACTCGGATTGCTGGCAGAGTCAGTCATTTGGCATCTGCGTTTCGAATGATCTCGAACTTGAACCGATGGTTGGCGTCGAAAAGCCGCCGGACCGACAACAACACGACCGAGACGGTCCCCAGAGCCGTCGCGCCGGCGATCAAAAACATGATCACGATCTGGTAGCGGACCGCCTGGGCCGGATCCATGCCCGAGATCACTTGGCCGGTCATCATCCCCGGCAAACTGACCACGCCGACGACCATCATCGAATTGACAATCGGGATCATCCCCGTCCGCACCGCTTCCCGGATCGGTTCCCCCGCCGCTTCCCAACGCGTCGCCCCCAGCGCGATCAACGTTTCCACTTGCCCTCGCGAGCGAACCAGTGTTTCAGTCAGCGTGCTCAGGCCGACCGAAATCCCGTTCAGCGTATTGCCGAGTACCATGCCCAACAGTGGGATCGCGTATTGGGGTTCGTACCACTTGGGCAAATCACGAAAGACGAATAACAATACGTAACCGGTCAGCATCCAAGCGCAAGCCCAAACCGACGTGACGGCGATCAGGCGGATGCCGGGGAACTTGCGTTTGCTGCGATCGGCGGCGGATAATCCGGCGACCAGCGTCATCACCGCGGCGATCGCGATCACCACGTACCAGCGATCGACGCGGAAGACCCATGACAAGACGGCACCGACCAAGGCAAGTTGGACGACGGTGCGGACACTCGCGATCGCCAGCGTCTTTTCCAATCGCAGTCCCAGCACGACCGAGACGACTCCGTTGATGACGATCAACAGCCCAGCCAGTGCGACTTGCAGGTTTGTCAGTTCGATGTAGGGCGCCATTTGTTGTGTTGCTTCACGAAGTGGGGTGTTGCAAGCGTTGGATTTGGCCGGCATCCATCGTGATCAGCGAATCACAAACGCGATCGGCTTGACTGGGATCGTGCGATACCCAGATGAATGCCCGCCCGTCCGGCTTTTCCTCGTACCAACGCATCACGATCGATTCGACGTGGCGGGCCGATTGTCGATCGAGCGCCGATGTGGGTTCGTCCAGCAACAGAATGCAGGGTGACAATTGGATCGCGCGCAGCAGAGCGACGATCTGCGATTCGCCGCCGGAGAGTTGCTCGTGGGGCTGGTCCAAGAACGTCGCATCACGCGAGACCGTTGCCAGTTGGTCGATGATCCAGTCGCGATCGAAGGAGCGGCCGCGATGGATTTTCAGCTGCAGCGGTTGCCGCAAGATCGATTCTACCGTCCCTTCGAATCCGGCAGCCCGCTGATGGACGTAGATGACTTGGCTGCGGTAACGCGTGGCTCGATCGCTCGAGACCGACTCGGTCCGCCAGAACAACTGCCCCGAATCGATCGGTTCCAACAATGCCAAACTTCGCAACAGCAACGACTTTCCGCTGCCGGTCGGTCCGACCAACCCGAGTCGCATCCCGGCGATCAACTCCAATCCCACATGATCCAACAGCGTCCGCCCGGCGATTCGGCGGGTCAGGTCGACGGCTCGCAGCAGAACGTCGTGGCTCACGTAATGGGACTCTCGTTTGGCAGCACAGGGGCAATCCAAGGCCCGCGGCTAGCGCCGTCGGCTCATAGAGTAGGTGGCCGAGGCCCGCTTCGGAGGAACCGCCGGCCGGACGATCCGCGACAATGCTATCGTAGCGGAAGTCGTAGACGGCTTGTTGGTCGAGTCGAGGTTCGAACGTCGATCCGATCATGCCAGCCCGACGCGTAAGCGAGGGGCCACGAGGCGCCCCTCGCTTACGCGTCGGGCTGGCATCAAGAGCGTGGAGTCGGACAAATCAACAACCTATCAAGACTTTCGCCGATTCAATCAACGTCTTGCCGCGTTCCGATGAAGAAAGAGCGTCAGTCGACCGACCGGGGAAAAAACACTTGCAATGCGGTTGTCATCGTGGGAGGATCCCCTCTGGGGTTGATCACCCCCTCCTGTTTCTCCTCTCCAATTCCAGGTGCTTGAATGCATGTTTTTCCGGCGACGTTGGCGGCGTTGTTCATTGTCCTGTCCGGTCCGATCGCGTGGTCACAGACCACCGACCCGTTTGGTCCGTCTCCAGGGGCGCCGGCCGATCCGTTCGCGCCCCAGCCGGTGCGGCGACCGGCTAAGCCGCAGCAAGCGGCGCCGACCCAAGACCCTCACAACGCTGTGGTTCAGCAAGCCAAGAAGGTGCTCGCCGAAGGCCGCAAGCCGAGGACGCCAAAGCTGGTGATGCACAATGCGGCCGAGCAGCGAATCAACGCGGCTCTGGATGACCAGACCACGATCCAGTTCATCGAAACGCCGCTTGCCGAAGCCATGCAAACGCTCTCCGCTCAACATGACATCCCGATCGTCATCGATCACCGGGCGCTCGAAGAAATCGGCCTCGATGCCAACGCGGGAACCTCGATCGCACTGACGAACGTCTCGCTGCGGTCGGCGTTGCGATTGATGCTTCGCGATCTGGAATTGACGTACTTGATCAAGGACGAAGTGATGCAAATCACGACCGTCGAGGCGGCGGAAGACAATTTGATCGTCGAAATGTACGTGCTGCCGGCCAACCTGGCTGCCAAGTCGAACGATGTGATCAAAGTCCTGACCGCGACCGTCGTTCCCGACACCTGGGAAACGCTCGGCGGTCCGTCCACCGCAATGGCGATCGACCATGTCTTGGTTGTCTCGACAACCAGTGACGTGCATGATCGCGCCGAGCGGTTTCTAGCGATGTTGATCGACAAGTACGGCAAGTAACTGTTGGCTGATCCCGCATCGCAGCGATCGCTCGGTCGTCGCATTGCCGTATTCGTCGCGCTGTTGGTCCTGTCGTGGGTCGTGATGACGTTCACCCATGAACTGGGACATGTCATCGGCGGCTGGGTCGTGGGTGCCAAGCTTGTCGACGTGGACTTGGCGCCGTGGCGGATGCCCTACAGCGTGCACGCCCCGGATCCACATCCGCGGGTCACCTTGTGGTGCGGGCCGATTTTGGGCGTGCTGATTCCAGTTGGGCTGGCTGTCCTAATTCGCCGTCGGCCCGCGTGGTTGGTGGCCGACTTCTGTCTGTTGGCCAACGGCAGCTACCTGGCGCTCGCTTGGTTGTCCGGCGGTCCCTTTCTGGATACCCCGCGTTTGTTGGACGCGGGCGCCCATCCGCTCTCGATCGCAATCTTTTGTTTGCTGACCATCGCTGTCGGCTACGTGCGTTTCCGCAACGATTGCATCGAGTGGTTCAAAGCGTCATGAATCCTCTGATATCGCGGTTCGGGCCTCGAACACCAGGAAGCTGCACCAGAGCCCGTAGGCTAGCGCCCGATGCCACCTACTCCATGAGCCGACGGCGCTAGCCGCGGGCCTTGGATTGTTCTTCGAGAGTTGTAAGGCCCGAGGCTAGCGCCTGCGGCTCAGTTTGTGTTCGAAAGTAGGTGGCATTGGGCTTGCGTTATACGGCTGATTGAATCATCAAGCCCTGGGAAACCGGCGGACATTGCGTCAGTCTCTAGGAGCTCACCGCAAACCTCTCAACTCCCACCTCCCACCTCCCACCTCCCACCTCCCACCTCCCACCTCCCACCTCCCAACTCCCAACTCCCAACTTGACCCCCTCACTCCGACAACCAGGCTTGCAGGGTCGCTTGGGCGGTTTCTTGGTTGGGTTTCGGTTTGAGGTCTTGCTGCATCGCGGCGGCCAGACGGGCGACGTAGTCGATGGTGCTCTCGAAGGTTTCGTCGCTGGCGGTGGCGTCCAGTTTGGCGACGTAGAACACGACGTAGCCGGAGGCGGTTTTTTCGACCGCCCAGGCGCCCAGTTTCGTCGCTGCGTTCTGACGCACAAGTCGCATCAACAGCGTTTCGTCGGGAGCTTGATCGGTCGTCTGGACCGTCGACCAGATGCGGCGGATGTCGGCCCGGCCGTGGTACTCGGTGTTCTTGGCCACGAACACGGCTTGGGTATTTGAGCCGACGGTGCGATCGATCTGGTAATGGCCGCTGGAATGTCGGCTGTACTCGATCCCGGCTTCGTCCAGCAGGACCTTGGCCGGCAGCGGGGCGCTCTTCCAGGGGCTGTTCAGCATTTGACGGATCTCGGTGATGTCGACGCAGAAGCTGACCAAGGGGCTTTGCGGAGAAAACGACTGAGCCAATCCGACCAGCTTGCCGGCTTCGTCGACGATCGGGCCGCCGCTGTCGCCCGGCTTGATCGGGCTTTGCGTTTCTAGGGCCATGAAGTCGTGTTCGCCGTGGGTGGATTTGAATTTCTTTTGGTACACCGATCGGACGGTGCCGGCGGTGTAGACCCACAGGATCGCGCTGTCACCGGGGTTGCCCACCAGAGCGACTTTGGCCCCCGGCGTGGTGCTGTCGTCGGCCATCGCGATCGCCTCGATCCCGGCCGGCACGCGGGGCAACTGGATCAGAGCCAGATCGCGTTTGCGGTCGACCGCGACGACGTCGCCTTGGATGCCCAGTTTTAGGATGTTGTCGAGGTAGAACTTTCGGCGAACGGCCAGTTTGCCGCCCGATTGGGTCGGGAAAAACACCACGGCCTTGCGGCTTTCGCCGATCACGTGGGCGTTGGTCAACAGCAGCTTTTTGTCGGCATCGACGTAGACGCCGGTCCCGGCGGAGGTTTCGTTTTCGGCGTTGCTGGTGATCACCCACGCGGTGCTTTTGAGCGTTTGTTGATAGCCGGACGAATCGGCCCGGAGCGGGGTGGCGGACAGGGCGATCATGCCCAGCAGGATCAACAGCGGAGAAAACAGCGTGTTTCGGGTCAAACGGGACATGGCGGCACCTGGCGGCAGGGATGGCGCGGCGGAATCATTCGCCGGCAAGGGTTGGGTCTGTCAAACCAAGCGGGAAGTTGCAGCCGTTGTTACCGGATCGATGGACGACGTCCATTCCAGATCGTCCGGGGCGATGTACGACGTCCTTTCTAGGTCGTCCGGGGCGATGTACGACGTCCTTTCTAGGTCGTCGCGGGGAGTCCTACGGACGACCGCCCCGGAATCCGCTTCACGGAAAGATTAGAGCCCGTAGGCTCGCGCCAAAGAGCTGATGATCACTTGTCAGCAGCCGGTTCGTGCCGGCGCGAGCAAACCCACCGCTGAGCCAAACCTTCGCGGCATCTCCTTCAGCCACACAGCGTCATGTTGTCGCGATGGACGACGGAATCGTACGGCCGATGCCCCAAGATGCCGGTGATCATCTCGCTGATCTTGCCCTTGATCCGGTCGACTTCCTTGGACGGATAATTGCACAGTCCCCGAGCGACTTCGTTGCCATTCGGGTCCTTGATCGCCACCACCGCCCCGGCATCGAACTTGCCTTGGACGGCTTGGATGCCGATCGCCAGCAGGCTGCGCCCGTTTTCCCGCAGCGCCCGCGCCGCCCCGGCATCGACGATCAATTCGCCTTCGACCTCGGCCGAGCCGCTGATCCAGCGCCGCCGCCCGCGCAGGGTGCGTTCGGTGGGCAGGAACAGGGTGCCGACGGGATCGCCGCGGAGGATTTTTTCCAGCACGGCGTCTTCGCGTCCGGGGCCGATGATCACCGAGTGTCCATGTGACGTGGCCAATTGTGCGGCGGACAATTTGCTGGACATGCCGCCTTTGCTGAGCGTGCTGCGGTGGTCCTGGGCGAGCCCCAGGATGTCGCCGTCGAGCGATTTGACCAGATCGATGCGTTTGCTGTCCGGGGCCTCGGGGGGGCCGTCATAAAGGCCATCGACGTCGGACAGGATGACCAGCAGGGCTTGGTCCAACAGCCCGGCGACTTGGGCGGCAAGTCGGTCGTTGTCGCCGAAGGTCGTCATCAATTCCGCGACGGCGACCGAGTCGTTTTCGTTGACGATCGCGACCGCCCCGAGTGCGTGAATACTGGCCAGTGCGTTTCGCACGTGCAGGTATCCGTCGCGGCGGCGGAGGTCGTTGCGGGTCAGCAGGACTTGTGCGGCGTGCCGGCCGCGGACTGCCAGGGCTCGTTCATAGGCCTGGATCAGATCGGCTTGGCCCACCGCGGCGACCGCTTGCAGCGTTGACAGATCGGTCGGGCGTTGGTCCAGGCCCAGTTTGCCCATCCCCGCCCCGACGGCGCCGCTGCTGACCATCACGGTCTGACGCCCCGTCTCGGCGATTTGACACAAACCGGCCGCCAGCGACTCGATTCGCCCGCGGTCCAACTTGCCTTGGGCGTCGGTCAGGACTCGCGTGCCGACTTTGACGACGACGCAACGGGCTCCCTCGATCACGCTGTGGCGGAGACGGCTGGAATCCGATTCAGACACAACGGCAACAAGCGGAAAGGAGAGAGAAGAAAACACGAGGGGGGACGCGAAAAATCACGCCTGCGAGCTGTCGCTGGCGACGGGCGTTGAACACAATAACTTGCGACCGCGCGATCGCCTATCCGGCAAAAGGCGGGTGATCGGGCAAAGCAGGTCAAATTTTTCAAAATCGGATCCTCCCCGCGGCAGGGCGGTTCGACAAATCGGTCTGCATTTGGACAATAGAGTCCGACTTTCAGTGATCGACACCTCCGTCGTTTCGATCCCAACGCCCCCTCCCCCAGAACGTTTGACGAGCAAACCCCGGCATGAGCGAGTTGCATCACGAATGCGGTGTCGCGGCGATTTACCACCTTTCCGGCCGCGGACGCAGCCCGATGTGCACCGACGAGGGGCCGCGCCAGATCTCTCGCCTGCTGCCGCGGATGTTGCTGGACATCCAAAATCGGGGCCAGTTGGCCGCCGGGATGTCGACCTACGACCCGGATCGGCCCCGTTTGCTGCACACGCGGAAAGACGTCGGGACCGTCACCGAAGTGTTTCGGCTGAATCACCGCGCCAAGTGCGAGTCGTTGATGCGAGGTTTGGCCGGGCGTGCGGCGATCGGGCACGTCCGCTATGCCACCTGCGGCCAAGATGATCGCAGTTACGCCCAGCCGTTCGAACGAGATCACATTCATAAACGCAAGTGGTTCAGTTTCTGTTTCAACGGTCAACTGGCCAATTACGGACTCCTTAAAGAACGCCTGTTGGCCGACGGCGATCATCATCTGACGCTGGACACCGACACCGAGATCATCTTGCACGAGATCGGACGGGTGCTCAGCCATTCGACCGAGCGGATCGAATGGATCGATGTGTTGCGTCAGGTCGCCGGCGATTTCGACGGGGCGTACTCGTTGGCGTTGTTGACGGCCGAAGGTGAGATGATCGTCGCACGCGATCCGCTGGGCATCAAACCGATGTGTTATGTCCAGGAAGGCCCCTTGTTCGCCGCGGCCAGCGAAAGCGTCGCGCTGTTGAACCTGGGCTTTGAAACCGATCAGATCAAATCGCTGGCGCCCGGCCATGCGGTGATCGTCAATCCCGAGACCGGATTCCGAATCGAGCAGTTTGCCGAAACCAAAGATCCGGCCCACTGCTTTTTCGAATGGATCTATTTCGCCAACGTCGCCAGCACGTTGGATGACCGCAGCGTTTATCTGAGCCGAACGCGGCTGGGCGAAGAACTGGCTCGCGGCGAACGCGAGCTGGGCCGCGTCCCGCTGGATGATCCCGACACGATCATCGTCCCGGTCCCCGACACCAGCAAAGCCGCCGCCGATGCGATGGCGTACAAGTTGTCCATCCCGTGTCGCGAAGGTTTGATCCGAAACCGATACGCCGGTCGAACCTTCATCGAAGGCGGTCGGGCGCGGAAGGTGAAAGCCGCGACGAAGTACACGCCGCTGCGGGAAGTGATGGAAGGCAAACGCGTCATCCTGGTGGAAGATTCGATCGTCCGCAGCACCACGATGAACGTGCTGTTGGACCGGATTCGCGAAGTCGGCGGCGCCAAAGAAATCCACGTCCGCGTGGCTTGCCCGCCCATCGTCGCGCCGTGTTTTTACGGGATCGACATGAGCACGATCGATCAATTGATCGGCCCCAAGTATTTCGGCGTCGATGGCGAATTGTCCGACGAAGCCCAACAACGTCTCGCCGACGACTTGGGGGCCGACTCGCTGCGGTACCTGCCGGTCGAAGCGTTGGCGCGGGCCATCGATCTGCCGGCGGAACACCTGTGCCGAGCCTGCGTGACCGGGGACTACCCGACCACCTGCGGCCAGCACCTGTACCAGATCGCATTGGACAACCGCGGCAACAAAATGGATGCCGGCCGGACCTACGAACAGCTCGCCGCCGCATTGGACGAGCAGTGATGTTGGTGTTTAGCCTTGAGGCGATTTTCAGTCGCTGCTTCGCAGCGAGGAGCGACCGCCCGGAAGGGCCGTCGTACTCAGCCCGTCGCTGCTTCGCAGCGAGGAGCGACCGCCCGGAAGGGCCGTCGTACTTCGTTACTGCGTGGCCACCGCTGCGCTGGTCTCTTCGCCGCGGCGGTAGCGTTCCCAGCGGGTTCGCAACCACGTCGTGATCGGGCCTTCGATGCGGGTGGTGACCAGTGTGGCCAGGCAAAACGCGAATACGACGGCCAAACCGAAACACACCACCGGCGGATAGCCGCTGTGGTCCAGACGGTGGATCAACACGCATCCCAAGTTGTTGTGGCACAGGTACAACGCGTAGGAAATCGTGCTGACGAACAGTAGCGGGCGGAACCGCAGCAGCGGCACTTTGCCGTATGCGCAGGCGGTCACCAGTCCCAGGATCAACGCCGTCGCTGCCGGATTGTGTTTGCCATGATCGATGCTGTGAAAAACGAACGCGGCCAGCGCGATGCCCAACACGTTCTGCCACATGCGTCCCGTCTTTGTCTTGATCATGTACAGCAGGAATCCCATCGCAAACAGAGGGACAAAATCCAGCAGCATCAAGCGACGCACGGCCGTCGCGATCGAAAACCACCAGCTGCCCGCCGCCGTGGCTTCGGCCGCATCCAGCGCCGGACAGACGAAGTACGACAGAACCAGCAGCGGTCCCCAACCCAGGAAGTAGCGTCGCAGTCCGCCGGACCGGTACAGCGCGACCAAGGTGAAGTAGAACATCATCTCGACTTGCAACGTCCACATCACCGGGTCCAGACACTCCTGGCCAAAGATCCGCGGCAGCAACGTCAGATTGGCCGCAAATTGTGCCGTGGTGATGCCGATCTGATCGAGCGGCGCGAAGCTCATGATCCACACGTTGGCGACGATCACCATCAGAAAGATCGGCAGGATTCGGATCAGCCGTGCGGCGACGAAGTCCACCGGTTTCCCACGCCGCAGCAGCGACATGCTGTTGACGAAACCGGACAGGATAAAGAACAGTTCGACGCCGTACGCTCCGTAGGGCCATTCGAAACCCAGCGGCGACGTGTAGCCGAATTTCACGCTGTACACGTGCGTGAAATGGAACAGCAGCAAGTTGATCGCCGCGAGCGCCCGCAGGGAATCCAATTCCAGAATCCGGCGATGGGGCTGCAGAACGTGTTCGGCGTTTTGGGAAGGCTGGGCCATGGAGGAACCGAAAGGACCGACGAAGGGCGTGCGTGATGGGGCCAGCAAATGTGCGGTGCCCGTTTGCATCCATCGGCGGGTTTCCGCCCGACCCGGGGGGCGCGGCGCGAAAACCGGTCAAGAAATTCCGGCTGTGCCGGATGCGCCGCCGCTGACAACGTCACGCATTCGTTGGACCGATGAGGCTGGAACCACGAAAAACACGAGCCACACGAAATCAATGAACGCGCGCCTCATCATTTATCCTCGTTCCCAGGCTCTGCCTGGGGACGCAGTGTCGGTGTGGCTCCTGCCACAAGCGGCCCGGCAACCAGAGGCGGAGCCTCCGCGAATTCACGTTCCCAGGCGGAGCCCGGGAACGAGGGTTTGCCGATGTCCGATTGCCCCCTGGTCCGCTACCGTTCGCGGAACAGTTCGCTGATCGATTGATCGTGGTGGATGCGTTTGATCGCTTCGGCCAACAACGGTGCGACGGTTAGTTGCGCCATTTTGGGCAGCATCTTGTCGGCCGGGACAGGGATCGTGTCGGTCACGGTGATCGAATCGACGGGGGCTTCGCGGAGCCGTTCGATCGCCGGGCCGCACAGCACGCCGTGGGTGCAGGCGATGTGGATTTCCGCGGCGCCGGCTTCATGGACCAGTTTGGCGGCACCACAGATCGATCCGGCGGTGCTGATCATATCGTCAAACATCAAAGCGATCTTGCCTTCGATCGGGCCACCGATGATCGTGCTTTGCCGGACCTCCATCGCGCTGGTGCGTCGTTTGTCGACGATCGCCAGTGGTCCGCCCAGGCGTTTGCCGTGGCCGACGGCACGTTTGATGCTGCCTTCGTCCGGGCTGACGACGACGATCTTGTCGTCGGTCAAGCCGCGATTGCTGAAGTGTTCGTTTAACACCGGTGCGGCGTACAGGTGATCGACGGGGACGTCAAAGAAGCCCTGGATCTGGGCGGCGTGCAAGTCCATCGTCAGCACGCGGTCGGCCCCGGCGCGGGCGATCAGGTTGGCGACCATCTTGGCCGTGATCGGCACGCGGCCTTCGTCTTTGCGGTCCTGGCGCGCGTAGCCGTAGTAGGGAATCACGGCGGTGACGCGTTCGGCACTGGCACGTTTGCAGCAGTCGATCATCACCAACAACTCGAACAAGTTGTCGTTGACCGGTGGGCACGTCGACTGGACCAGGAACACATCGCGTCCCCGAACGTCTTCGTCCAGTTTGCAATAGTTTTCTCCGTCGGGAAATTTGCCCAGCGAAATCGCGGCCGGCTCGAGGTGCAGGTGGCGACAGATCTTCATCGCCAGATCAGGGTTCGCCCTGCCGCTGAAAATCTTGAGTTCACGCATAGCCCATCGTCCGCATTTGTTGGTCGACCAGTTGGAGTTCGTCAGGGTTGTTGATCGACAGCGATTCGCACGGTTTGAGTGCCGGCAACGCCTCGACCGGACGTCCGGATTCTCGCAACAGTCGGGCGCAATCGGTCAAGTAATACTCGCCTTGGGCGTTGTCATTTTTGAGCATCGTCAACGCGTCGAGCAGATCCGGGGTGCGGAACAGGTACGTGCTCATGTTGACTTC containing:
- a CDS encoding protein kinase domain-containing protein, with protein sequence MNLPDRCPHCNTPLAPTTGQPMCPVCLLRGVLQRSDSQRDDPFLTETRSVSGDRSFDSMRSIGASTALADLQPGTPFGDYRIVRRLGHGGMGVVYEAEQMTTSRRVALKVLAQSLDQGEARARFMREGRLAAAINHPNSVYVYGTEEIDGVPTISMELVDGGTLAQRVKQAGPMSIRDAVDAVIQIVDGLEAADERGVLHRDVKPSNCFITSDGAVKIGDFGLSISTAGDHLKTMSEVTIEGTFLGTPAFASPEQLRGEPLDRRSDIYSVGVTLFYLLTGKVPFDADNMIHLLATVLDKSAPAAATFRSDIPDELDAVIQRCLQKPAGQRFDSYESLRQALRPFSSRSPVAASLGDRTLAGIVDTAICWVVLLPISFFSQYRGDLSTDFGATRSLGTILLQWAAVAATIAYFAIAEWKYGYTIGKKVLGLRVTSGDNRPTLSQTIGRAFLYLGVPVIPSTVFNLANLTRDSTDFYFGPSVILAMMVGWSYFALKFGLFVTARANNGYAAIHDQITSTRVLEFAADSPRRLTELENDAFDSESDSEKVGPYIRLRTLFEWDGEQLVLGYDAKLLRRVWLHLQPIGTPMVPLEKRDSTSRETLRWLGGRRTEAECWDCYEAPPGRPLIKRLTSISGSSAIRLMRRLVDLSVKSGENDSGSEKDLNRHRLERWWATDLDDLKWLPFDIVDDHADDGPADGDESTADPPSKNPSLSLVRRAASCVLQEERTPTVQCQSWSLEQRDAMIQVSVAQSPAEATQILHGVDTDRAIKLRARVLAMVAVSLSIPLLTVVFGLFAAFLYEIQKQRYPEVDQLHEVVQVLRREEELLTAERVDRLVAVQRYVAGNFKHVFEDKDMMNSIYATVQLTIADRIALRQAIDAQQPTAEELRVATERYDGLRQDWIENPGNRVEIQFSFWTPLGPAYTWLEFIWLPSLLTGLLFRGGLLMRLFGLVLVNRRGKRASGLRVFIRMLIGGLPVLVIVVYGTPLVISKEYGGYWSQSFLLSAVVAGLCLVAVTMVVVPFVRGNQCFSDRFSGTYLMVR
- a CDS encoding RNA polymerase sigma factor; this encodes MTDSASNPSFETTRWSVVISTGKDDSRSARDAMELLCQRYWFPLFAFIRRRGYDEPDAEDLVQAFFARVVEKNVFTIADRSRGRFRTFLLSSLENFLANEKAKANALRRGGGKSIISLDRKDAHGKPMNVIATDSLPQDEFNRQWAITVLNEVLDSVRQRYQREGNAALFDALSPYLSIAGDRKPYAQVADSLGMSPSHVKVAVHRLRRRYRKQLEIEIASTVESPEQIEDEIRQLFQALGG
- a CDS encoding ABC transporter permease, whose translation is MAPYIELTNLQVALAGLLIVINGVVSVVLGLRLEKTLAIASVRTVVQLALVGAVLSWVFRVDRWYVVIAIAAVMTLVAGLSAADRSKRKFPGIRLIAVTSVWACAWMLTGYVLLFVFRDLPKWYEPQYAIPLLGMVLGNTLNGISVGLSTLTETLVRSRGQVETLIALGATRWEAAGEPIREAVRTGMIPIVNSMMVVGVVSLPGMMTGQVISGMDPAQAVRYQIVIMFLIAGATALGTVSVVLLSVRRLFDANHRFKFEIIRNADAK
- a CDS encoding ABC transporter ATP-binding protein, which codes for MSHDVLLRAVDLTRRIAGRTLLDHVGLELIAGMRLGLVGPTGSGKSLLLRSLALLEPIDSGQLFWRTESVSSDRATRYRSQVIYVHQRAAGFEGTVESILRQPLQLKIHRGRSFDRDWIIDQLATVSRDATFLDQPHEQLSGGESQIVALLRAIQLSPCILLLDEPTSALDRQSARHVESIVMRWYEEKPDGRAFIWVSHDPSQADRVCDSLITMDAGQIQRLQHPTS
- a CDS encoding S1 family peptidase produces the protein MSRLTRNTLFSPLLILLGMIALSATPLRADSSGYQQTLKSTAWVITSNAENETSAGTGVYVDADKKLLLTNAHVIGESRKAVVFFPTQSGGKLAVRRKFYLDNILKLGIQGDVVAVDRKRDLALIQLPRVPAGIEAIAMADDSTTPGAKVALVGNPGDSAILWVYTAGTVRSVYQKKFKSTHGEHDFMALETQSPIKPGDSGGPIVDEAGKLVGLAQSFSPQSPLVSFCVDITEIRQMLNSPWKSAPLPAKVLLDEAGIEYSRHSSGHYQIDRTVGSNTQAVFVAKNTEYHGRADIRRIWSTVQTTDQAPDETLLMRLVRQNAATKLGAWAVEKTASGYVVFYVAKLDATASDETFESTIDYVARLAAAMQQDLKPKPNQETAQATLQAWLSE